The Rhinopithecus roxellana isolate Shanxi Qingling chromosome 13, ASM756505v1, whole genome shotgun sequence genome contains a region encoding:
- the SLPI gene encoding antileukoproteinase: MKSSGLFPFMMLLALGTLASWAVEGSGKSFKAGVCPPKKSAQCLRYEKPECQSDWQCLGKKRCCPDICGIKCLDPVDTPSPTRRKPGRCPPAYGQCMMLNPPNYCEMDGQCERDLKCCVGMCGKSCVSPVKA; the protein is encoded by the exons ATGAAGTCCAGTGGCCTCTTCCCCTTCATGATGCTTCTTGCCCTGGGAACCCTGGCATCTTGGGCTGTGGAAGGCTCTGGAAAGT CCTTCAAAGCCGGAGTCTGTCCTCCTAAGAAATCTGCCCAGTGCCTTAGATATGAGAAACCTGAGTGCCAGAGTGACTGGCAGTGTCTAGGGAAGAAGAGATGCTGTCCTGACATTTGTGGCATCAAATGCCTGGATCCTGTTGACACCCCAAGCCCAA CAAGGAGGAAGCCTGGGCGTTGTCCACCGGCTTATGGCCAATGTATGATGCTTAACCCCCCCAATTACTGTGAGATGGATGGCCAGTGCGAGCGTGACTTGAAGTGCTGCGTGGGCATGTGTGGGAAATCCTGTGTTTCCCCTGTGAAAG CTTGA